TTTGTCTTTCTAATCAACAAAACATCAATTTCGTGGGAATGCCTGGACAACTAATATAACAGCTGCATTTCCCGCTTTCCGCTGTTCCTAATTATACGACTTGTAAATAACTAAGATTTTGGGAAGTGTTCCTCTTGGAATTTATTTTAAGAACAGTCCTCTGCTGCCATATCTTCGTCAGTGTTCTGGGGAGTTTCTTCctgtgtttgttgcataaatcccAAGTCAATCGTGAGATGAGGTGCTGTACCGGCATGATGCCCCTGTGGTGCATCTAATTCATCCGTGAGTGGTATTTGAATATGTCCACTAAGGATGTGctggctaactacactttgcatCATGTGCTCCACGTTCGAGGTGGGTAACACGTGATCCACAACTGACAGTTCCGCTTGGGTGCTTGAGGGAATGATAGCGGCACCATCTAGCATGGTGTGAATAACTGCCTGTTGAGTGACGACTGTTTCTGCAAGCGATGTGACGTCAGCAGTTGCCTGAGAGAGGCTATCTACAGTatttatgacatcatcagtcgtTTGTACAAGAAGGGACATCGTCTGAATTGGTGTTGTTTCTATGGATACTTCCTTCGCAACGATAGGTTGAGCTAACACCAGTTGATCCCCAGTCGCTTGCGTTACGATGGTATGGTCATCTTGGGAATATACCAGTGCTTGCGATGAAATTGAATGCTCATCTTCTCCACCTGCAACGTAAACAGAATGCATCCTTAAGATTGTCTTGTCAAAAATCACGTCATATATACCAATACCACAATTATACAGATAAATTTGTGCGCCATGATTAGTGAATTTGATGCTCTGGCCGTTCGAGCCGTACTGAGAACAGCCCACTTGACAACGTGGAATGCTTTCAGCAAGATGTGTAGCAATTGTTATTAATGATAAATTCAAGAGGAAAATGCGCACAGGGTTTGTACAGAACAATTCCTCTATCTCAAAAAGAAGCAATCTCGCCATAACTACAAAATCCTCCCCCAGCAGCGCGTCCAGCAAGAAGTTATCAACTTGAAAAACGTACAAGGAGACTGTTGGATTAGCATCTGGTTGAAAAAGCATTTGGATAGATAGCCACTAAGGCAGATTTACAATACCTTGTTCATCAATGTTTCCAATATGAGACATTATTTCTCCATGATGCCCTCTATCATCCCCTTGTACAATTACAGACGAAGACAGCACCTTGCTTTGAGGCACCTTCTTGTTTCTCGTATCTTTGTTCACGTCTCTGTGCCTCTTTTGGTGCGCGTTGCGGCTTCCACTTTGACTGAATGTTTTACCACAAATCTCGCAAAcgtaaggcttttctccagtgTGTATCAACTTATGCTTTCTAAGACTCGAGTGTTCGGTAAAAGTTCGACCACATCCCTCCTCCGTACAAATATAAGGTCTCTCGCCTTAATGAGAAAATATGATCACATATAGTCTAAGCTTTAAAGGAATGAAACAGTGACCACGTTTGGGTACTAAGATAATCCTCTGAGAATCAAAATCCATTTTGCGCAGTCCCTTATGTGAAACTGAAACACCATCAGCGCTCAATGCGCGACGGAGAGAAAGGACGCATTGCAAGCCCAATCTagaccccagagctcttctcttttgcgcatgactgCGTTAGAGGCTATCTGTTCACTAGTCATGCGCAGctataagatccgaggctctggtgacgtgAATGGTTGCAAGCCGAGACGATTGATTTCATTCTCTCGTTCAATGGAATTGGATAGTTGACTGTCGAGTAAACGCAAGAACTACATAAATTATTTAGCGGTCATATAATCTACCTATCTTCTCGCGTTTTTGCAGTTTCAACAAGGACGGTAACCCAGTTTTGACGGCCGTCATGCGAGGCCTGTGACTAGTGACGTGACTTTTAGTTCCCAAACCACTTCCGGTCgccgtccgtggttcaaaaaACGTTTCGTGCTCCCTGAAGCCCGCGCACGAGGCTACAACTGAAATAACGAGTCGCGTTGGAAATTCGTCGTGTTAACTACGTAAGGCGGGCTGTCTTTCTCTTCTACCACAATATTTTGGATCGACATGTCCACTAATGTATCACTTACCTGTGTGTATTCGCATGTGATTTTTCAAATTTCCTTGAGTTGTGAATGACTTCATACAGTTTTCGACGTTGCAAGTGAAAGGCCTCTCACCAGTATGGACTCGCATGTGAACGTTTAGTCGCTGCAAGACGTAAAAACTCTTGTTGCATCCTTCATAAGTGCAGTGGTACGCTCTGTCTCCTGTATGAGTTTTCATGTGATATTTCATATGTGCTGGCCATGCAAACACACGATCACAGCCGGGATGTTGACATTTAAAAGTTCTTTTTCCACTGTGGGTACACTGGTGATACCGAAGGTAACCCGATGAGGTAAAATTTCGGCCACACCCTTCATGAGAGCAAGCATAAGGTTTCTCTCCAGTGTGTGTGCGCTTATGATACCTCAGGTGAGCAGCAGTGTTAAATGTTCTTCCACATTCAGCATAATCA
This genomic window from Acropora muricata isolate sample 2 chromosome 2, ASM3666990v1, whole genome shotgun sequence contains:
- the LOC136901082 gene encoding zinc finger protein 76-like isoform X2 — encoded protein: MDLSEGQETSGSINSEAFSESSEVLSEETGSLMTCSSGLLYIQSETSSVENQNTPVLLLPRRDSAKSSSRMFQCDYAECGRTFNTAAHLRYHKRTHTGEKPYACSHEGCGRNFTSSGYLRYHQCTHSGKRTFKCQHPGCDRVFAWPAHMKYHMKTHTGDRAYHCTYEGCNKSFYVLQRLNVHMRVHTGERPFTCNVENCMKSFTTQGNLKNHMRIHTGERPYICTEEGCGRTFTEHSSLRKHKLIHTGEKPYVCEICGKTFSQSGSRNAHQKRHRDVNKDTRNKKVPQSKVLSSSVIVQGDDRGHHGEIMSHIGNIDEQGGEDEHSISSQALVYSQDDHTIVTQATGDQLVLAQPIVAKEVSIETTPIQTMSLLVQTTDDVINTVDSLSQATADVTSLAETVVTQQAVIHTMLDGAAIIPSSTQAELSVVDHVLPTSNVEHMMQSVVSQHILSGHIQIPLTDELDAPQGHHAGTAPHLTIDLGFMQQTQEETPQNTDEDMAAEDCS
- the LOC136901082 gene encoding zinc finger protein 76-like isoform X1, translated to MDLSEGQETSGSINSEAFSESSEVLSEETGSLMTCSSGDCADVSATPDKEGLLYIQSETSSVENQNTPVLLLPRRDSAKSSSRMFQCDYAECGRTFNTAAHLRYHKRTHTGEKPYACSHEGCGRNFTSSGYLRYHQCTHSGKRTFKCQHPGCDRVFAWPAHMKYHMKTHTGDRAYHCTYEGCNKSFYVLQRLNVHMRVHTGERPFTCNVENCMKSFTTQGNLKNHMRIHTGERPYICTEEGCGRTFTEHSSLRKHKLIHTGEKPYVCEICGKTFSQSGSRNAHQKRHRDVNKDTRNKKVPQSKVLSSSVIVQGDDRGHHGEIMSHIGNIDEQGGEDEHSISSQALVYSQDDHTIVTQATGDQLVLAQPIVAKEVSIETTPIQTMSLLVQTTDDVINTVDSLSQATADVTSLAETVVTQQAVIHTMLDGAAIIPSSTQAELSVVDHVLPTSNVEHMMQSVVSQHILSGHIQIPLTDELDAPQGHHAGTAPHLTIDLGFMQQTQEETPQNTDEDMAAEDCS